Part of the Janibacter endophyticus genome is shown below.
GGACTCGGTGAACATGGCCGAGGAGACCAAGGACCCGGTGAAGATCTTCCCGAAGGTCATGCTCACCGGCCTGGGCATCACCGGGCTGATCTACGTCCTCGTCTCGATCACCGCGGTGGCCCTCGTGCCCGTCGGCAAGCTCGTCGACCCCAACGAGGCCTCGGCGCTGACCCAGGTGGTCGCGGCCGGTGCGCCGAACTTCCCCTTCGACAAGATCTTCCCCTTCATCGCGATGTTCGCCGTGGCCAACTCGGCGCTCATCAACATGCTCATGGCGAGCCGGCTGCTCTACGGGATGGCCCGCCAGGAGGTCCTGCCACGGCCGCTCGGTGCGGTCCACAAGACCCGCCGCACCCCGTGGCTGGCCATCATCGTCACGACGGCCATCGCGTTCGGGCTCATCACCTACGTGACGCTCGACTCGGGCAGCGACATCGTCGCCCTCCTCGGCGGCACGACCTCGCTGCTGCTGCTCTGCGTCTTCACCGTCGTCAACATCGCCGTGCTCGTCCTGCGCAAGGACGACGTCGGCCGCGAGCACTTCAAGGCACCGACGCTGCTGCCGGTCCTCGGCATGATCACCTGTGCCTTCCTCGTCGGTCCGTGGGCCCGCAGCGAGGAGCAGCAGGGCCAGTACCCGATCGCCGGCGGCCTGCTCGCCCTCGGCATCGTCTTGTGGGTGCTCACCTGGATCGTCAACCGTGCGGTCTTCGGCAAGCGCACCTTCCTGCGCGACCCCGAGGAGATCGAGGACCCGGACCACG
Proteins encoded:
- a CDS encoding APC family permease, encoding MSETATSDRVTGEEHGELKRVMGPKLLLLFIVGDILGTGVYALTGRVAAEVGGAAWAPFLAAFVVATITAFSYLELVTKYPQAGGAATFIHKAFGIHFVTFIVAFAVMCSGITSASTAANAFAGFLSDGLGLGWEAGSTPLLLGALAFMTVVAAINFRGVGESVKANVVLTLVELSGLLLIIFIGLYAVTQGKADFSRAMVFESSEDKGTFFAITMATSLAFFAMVGFEDSVNMAEETKDPVKIFPKVMLTGLGITGLIYVLVSITAVALVPVGKLVDPNEASALTQVVAAGAPNFPFDKIFPFIAMFAVANSALINMLMASRLLYGMARQEVLPRPLGAVHKTRRTPWLAIIVTTAIAFGLITYVTLDSGSDIVALLGGTTSLLLLCVFTVVNIAVLVLRKDDVGREHFKAPTLLPVLGMITCAFLVGPWARSEEQQGQYPIAGGLLALGIVLWVLTWIVNRAVFGKRTFLRDPEEIEDPDHVRH